In a single window of the Cupriavidus sp. P-10 genome:
- the rraA gene encoding ribonuclease E activity regulator RraA: MKPVTTDLCDAHEDRLAAGTLRVMAPVFRAWGKQGAFAGPAATLKVFEDNSLVRTVLEAPGQGRVLVIDGGGSLRCALVGGNLGLLAEKNGWAGIVVNGCVRDSAELDVCDIGIRALAAHPQKSQKRNVGESEVTVQMPGAVVRPGNWIYVDADGVLVSDDKLEG; the protein is encoded by the coding sequence ATGAAGCCTGTCACCACCGACCTGTGCGACGCCCATGAAGACCGTCTCGCCGCCGGCACCCTGCGCGTAATGGCGCCGGTGTTCCGCGCCTGGGGCAAGCAGGGCGCCTTTGCCGGCCCGGCCGCGACGCTGAAGGTGTTCGAAGACAATTCACTCGTGCGCACCGTGCTGGAAGCGCCGGGCCAAGGCCGGGTCCTGGTGATCGACGGTGGCGGCTCGCTGCGTTGCGCGCTGGTCGGCGGCAACCTCGGCCTGCTGGCCGAGAAGAACGGGTGGGCCGGCATCGTCGTCAACGGTTGCGTGCGCGACAGCGCCGAGCTGGATGTGTGCGACATCGGCATCCGCGCGCTTGCCGCGCATCCGCAGAAGAGCCAGAAGCGCAATGTCGGTGAAAGCGAAGTCACGGTGCAGATGCCTGGCGCGGTCGTGCGTCCGGGCAACTGGATCTACGTCGATGCCGACGGCGTGCTGGTCTCGGACGACAAGCTGGAGGGCTGA
- the aceA gene encoding isocitrate lyase, giving the protein MNRQEQIQALQKDWDTNPRWKGITRNFTAEDVVRLRGSVQVEHTLARRGSEKLWNLLHTEPFVNSLGALTGNQAMQQVKAGLKAIYLSGWQVAGDANLAGEMYPDQSLYPANSVPQVVKRINNTFQRADQIQWSEGKGDTDFFAPIVADAEAGFGGVLNAFELMKSMIEAGAAGVHFEDQLASVKKCGHMGGKVLVPTREAVAKLTAARLAADVSGVPTLVIARTDAEAADLLTSDVDDNDKPFCTGERTVEGFYRVRNGLEQSISRALAYAEVADLVWCETGKPDLEFAKKFAEAVHAKFPGKMLAYNCSPSFNWKKNLDDATIAKFQKELGAMGYKFQFITLAGFHSLNYSMFNLAYGYARNQMSAFVELQEAEFKAAEKGFTAVKHQREVGTGYFDAVTQTIEGGKSSTTALKGSTEDEQFFDDKKVA; this is encoded by the coding sequence ATGAACCGCCAAGAACAGATCCAGGCCCTGCAAAAAGACTGGGATACCAATCCCCGCTGGAAGGGCATCACGCGCAACTTCACCGCCGAAGATGTCGTGCGCTTGCGTGGTTCGGTTCAGGTGGAGCACACCCTGGCACGCCGCGGCTCTGAAAAGCTGTGGAACCTGCTGCACACCGAGCCGTTCGTCAACTCGCTGGGCGCGCTGACCGGCAACCAGGCCATGCAGCAAGTGAAGGCCGGCCTGAAGGCCATCTACCTGTCGGGCTGGCAAGTCGCCGGCGACGCCAACCTGGCCGGTGAAATGTACCCCGACCAGTCGCTGTACCCGGCCAACTCGGTGCCGCAAGTCGTCAAGCGCATCAACAACACCTTCCAGCGCGCCGACCAGATCCAGTGGAGCGAAGGCAAGGGCGACACCGACTTCTTTGCCCCGATCGTGGCTGACGCCGAAGCCGGTTTCGGCGGCGTGCTGAACGCCTTCGAACTGATGAAGTCCATGATCGAAGCGGGCGCCGCCGGCGTTCACTTCGAAGACCAGCTCGCTTCGGTCAAGAAGTGCGGCCACATGGGCGGCAAGGTGCTGGTGCCGACCCGCGAAGCCGTCGCCAAGCTGACCGCTGCCCGCCTGGCCGCCGACGTGTCGGGCGTGCCTACCCTGGTGATCGCCCGTACCGATGCGGAAGCCGCCGACCTGCTGACCTCGGACGTGGACGACAACGACAAGCCGTTCTGCACCGGCGAGCGCACTGTGGAAGGCTTCTACCGCGTCAGGAACGGCCTGGAGCAGTCGATTTCGCGCGCCCTGGCCTACGCCGAAGTGGCTGACCTGGTGTGGTGCGAAACCGGCAAGCCGGACCTCGAATTCGCCAAGAAGTTTGCCGAAGCCGTGCACGCCAAGTTCCCGGGCAAGATGCTGGCCTACAACTGCTCGCCCTCGTTCAACTGGAAGAAGAACCTGGACGACGCCACCATTGCTAAGTTCCAGAAGGAACTGGGCGCCATGGGCTACAAGTTCCAGTTCATCACGCTGGCCGGCTTCCACTCGCTGAACTACTCGATGTTCAACCTGGCCTACGGCTACGCCCGCAACCAGATGAGCGCATTCGTGGAACTGCAGGAAGCCGAGTTCAAGGCAGCCGAGAAGGGCTTCACCGCGGTCAAGCACCAGCGCGAAGTCGGCACCGGCTACTTCGATGCCGTGACGCAGACCATCGAAGGCGGCAAGTCTTCGACGACTGCGCTGAAGGGTTCGACCGAAGACGAGCAGTTCTTCGACGACAAGAAAGTGGCCTGA
- a CDS encoding gamma-glutamylcyclotransferase family protein codes for MPRVFVYGTLRAGEVNDLNAAAQRHGITAPTLLGTATLAGRLYDFGTYPGLVLDATAGPVVGDIYDIPDALLPVLDEIEEVYPGQATLFVREECAVQQDGKPVACLLYPVAEAAVATLPHIGSGDWVAYRRARDLAGA; via the coding sequence ATGCCGCGCGTCTTTGTCTACGGCACGCTGCGCGCCGGCGAGGTCAACGACCTGAATGCGGCCGCGCAGCGGCACGGCATCACGGCGCCCACGTTGCTGGGCACGGCCACGTTGGCGGGCCGGCTCTATGACTTCGGGACCTATCCTGGCCTGGTGCTGGATGCGACGGCCGGGCCGGTTGTCGGGGATATCTATGACATCCCCGATGCGCTGCTGCCGGTGCTGGACGAGATCGAAGAGGTCTATCCGGGGCAGGCTACGCTGTTCGTGCGCGAGGAATGCGCGGTGCAGCAGGATGGCAAGCCTGTCGCCTGCCTGCTGTATCCGGTGGCGGAAGCCGCCGTGGCCACGTTGCCGCACATTGGCAGCGGTGACTGGGTGGCCTATCGCCGCGCGCGCGACCTTGCCGGAGCCTGA
- a CDS encoding penicillin-binding protein: MMRLSLLASGGILALSACTTPAGTGAFTVMTPASFDRTFTAAAGAMQDQGLAISVADPVSGVVVGSLESSTVMAGVDQMADGHVQVSFDSMGASDPALMARISRSYNRRMGR, translated from the coding sequence ATGATGCGACTTTCACTACTAGCCAGCGGCGGCATCCTGGCGCTTTCGGCATGCACGACCCCGGCCGGAACAGGCGCCTTTACGGTCATGACGCCGGCCAGCTTCGATCGCACCTTCACCGCGGCAGCAGGGGCAATGCAGGACCAGGGACTGGCGATCAGCGTCGCGGACCCGGTTAGTGGCGTAGTGGTCGGCAGCCTGGAAAGCAGCACGGTGATGGCCGGTGTGGATCAGATGGCAGACGGCCACGTGCAGGTGTCGTTCGACAGCATGGGTGCAAGCGACCCAGCGTTGATGGCGCGCATTTCGCGCAGCTACAACCGCCGCATGGGGCGTTAA
- a CDS encoding M48 family metalloprotease codes for MKASRSLATCAVVAALLAGCSGGMPTNIDGMVSAGSSLAKAATLSDADVKSLSDQACAESDKTNKIAGANTTYGKRLAKIMSGLNGSNVPNVNAKVYMTKDVNAWAMANGCVRVYSGLMDMMTDDEVRGVLGHELGHVALGHTRKAMQVAYTATAARGAAAAAGNNAVAALSSSQLGELGEKLINAQFSQSQESAADDYSFDLLTKNKANTRGLVTAFQKLAKLDGGKSGMFSSHPGSDDRARHMEERIRKAS; via the coding sequence ATGAAAGCATCACGCTCTCTCGCTACCTGCGCCGTCGTGGCCGCACTGCTGGCCGGCTGCTCCGGCGGCATGCCCACCAATATCGACGGCATGGTGTCCGCCGGCTCCTCGCTGGCCAAGGCCGCGACACTGAGCGACGCGGACGTCAAGAGCCTGTCCGACCAGGCCTGCGCCGAGTCGGACAAGACCAACAAGATCGCCGGCGCTAATACCACGTACGGCAAGCGCCTGGCCAAGATCATGAGCGGCCTGAATGGCAGCAACGTGCCCAACGTCAACGCCAAGGTGTACATGACCAAGGACGTCAACGCCTGGGCCATGGCCAACGGCTGCGTGCGTGTCTACAGCGGCCTGATGGACATGATGACCGACGATGAAGTGCGTGGCGTGCTGGGCCACGAGCTGGGTCATGTGGCGCTGGGCCACACCCGGAAGGCCATGCAGGTCGCCTACACGGCGACGGCCGCGCGTGGCGCGGCCGCGGCGGCAGGCAACAACGCGGTTGCCGCGCTGTCGTCGTCGCAACTGGGCGAGCTGGGCGAGAAGCTGATCAACGCGCAGTTCTCGCAGTCGCAGGAAAGCGCGGCCGATGACTACTCGTTCGACCTGCTGACCAAAAACAAGGCCAACACGCGCGGCCTGGTGACGGCGTTCCAGAAGCTGGCCAAGCTCGATGGCGGCAAGTCGGGCATGTTCTCGTCGCACCCGGGGTCGGATGACCGCGCCAGGCATATGGAGGAGCGGATTCGCAAGGCTTCGTAA